One Pongo pygmaeus isolate AG05252 chromosome 10, NHGRI_mPonPyg2-v2.0_pri, whole genome shotgun sequence genomic window carries:
- the BAZ2A gene encoding bromodomain adjacent to zinc finger domain protein 2A isoform X10 translates to MEMEANDHFNFTGLPPAPAASGLKPSPSSGEGLYTNGSPMNFPQQGKSLNGDVNVNGLSTVSHTTTSGILNSAPHSSSTSHLHHPSVAYDCLWNYSQYPSANPGSNLKDPPLLSQFSGGQYPLNGILGGSRQPSSPSHNTNLRAGSQEFWANGTQSPMGLNFDSQELYDSFPDQNFEEVGSGIHPDEAAEKEMTSVVAENGTGLVGSLELEEEQPELKMCGYNGSVPSVESLHQEVSVLVPDPTVSCLDDPSHLPDQLEDTPILSEDSLEPFNSLAPEPVSGGLYGIDDTELMGAEDKLPLEDSPVISALDCPSLNNATAFSLLADDSQTSTSIFASPTSPSVLGESVLQDNSFDLNNGSDAEQEEMETQSSDFPPSLTQPAPDQSSTIQLHPATSPAVSPTTSPAVSLVVSPAASPEISPEVCPTASTVVSAAVFSVVSPASSAVLPAVSSEIPLTASVTSPKASPVTSPAAAFPTASPANKDVSSFLETTADLEEITGEGLTTSGSGDVMRRRIATPEEVRLPLQHGWRREVRIKKGSHRWQGETWYYGPCGKRMKQFPEVIKYLSRNVVHSVRREHFSFSPRMPVGDFFEERDTPEGLQWVQLSAEEIPSRIQAITGKRGRPRNTEKAKTKEVPKVKRGRGRPPKVKITELLNKTDNRPLKKLEAQETLNEEDKAKIAKSKKKMRQKVQRGECQTTIQGQARNKRKQETKSLKQKEAKKKSKAEKEKGKTKQEKLKEKVKREKKEKVKMKEKEEVTKAKPACKADKTLVTQRRLEERQRQQMILEEMKKPTEDMCLTDHQPLPDFSRVPGLTLPSGAFSDCLTIVEFLHSFGKVLGFDPAKDVPSLGVLQEGLLCQGDSLGEVQDLLVRLLKAALHDPGLPSYCQSLKILGEKVSEIPLTRDNVSEILRCFLMAYGVEPALCDRLRTQPFQAQPPQQKAAVLAFLVHELNGSTLIINEIDKTLESMSSYRKNKWIVEGRLRRLKTVLAKRTGRSEVEMEGPEECLGRRRSSRIMEETSGMEEEEEEESIAAVHGRRNRRDGEVDATASSIPELERQIEKLSKRQLFFRKKLLQSSQMLRAVSLGQDRYRRRYWVLPYLAGIFVEGTEGNLVPEDVIKKETDSLKVAAHVSLNPALFSMKMELAGSNPTASSPARARGRPRKTKPGSMQPRHLKSPVRGQDSEQPQAQLQPEAQLHAPAQPQPQLQLQLQSHPQSHKGFLEQEGSPLSLGQSQHDLSQSAFLSWLSQTQSHSSLLSSSVLTPDSSPGKLDPAPSQPPEEPEPDEAESSPDPQALWFNISAQMPCNAAPTPPPAVSEDQPTPSPQQLASSKPMNRPSAANPCSPVQFSSTPLAGLAPKRRAGDPGEMPQSPTGLGQPKRRGRPPSKFFKQMEQRYLTQLTAQPVPPEMCSGWWWIRDPETLDAMLKALHPRGIREKALHKHLNKHRDFLQEVCLRPSADPIFEPRQLPAFQEGIMSWSPKEKTYETDLAVLQWVEELEQRVIMSDLQIRGWTCPSPDSTREDLAYCEHLSDSQEDITWRGRGREGLAPQRKTTNPLDLAVMRLAALEQNVERRYLREPLWPTHEVVLEKALLSTPNGAPEGTTTEISYEITPRIRVWRQTLERCRSAAQVCLCLGQLERSIAWEKSVNKVTCLVCRKGDNDEFLLLCDGCDRGCHIYCHRPKMEAVPEGDWFCTVCLAQQVEGEFTQKPGFPKRGQKRKSGYSLNFSEGDGRRRRVLLRGRESPAAGPRYSEEGLSPSKRRRLSMRNHHSDLTFCEIILMEMESHDAAWPFLEPVNPRLVSGYRRIIKNPMDFSTMRERLLRGGYTSSEEFAADALLVFDNCQTFNEDDSEVGKAGHIMRRFFESRWEEFYQGKQANL, encoded by the exons ATGG AAATGGAGGCAAACGACCATTTTAACTTTACTGGCCTTCCCCCTGCACCTGCTGCCTCAGGACTGAAACCCTCTCCTTCCTCAGGGGAGGGCCTCTACACTAACGGGTCTCCCATGAACTTCCCCCAGCAAGGGAAAA GTTTGAATGGGGATGTGAATGTTAATGGCTTATCTACTGTATCTCACACTACTACTTCAGGGATTTTGAACTCTGCTCCCCACTCCTCCAGCACCTCACACCTCCATCACCCCAGCGTGGCCTACGACTGTCTCTGGAACTACTCACAGTACCCATCTGCCAATCCTGGCAGCAACCTCAAGGACCCACCCCTTCTCTCCCAGTTCTCGGGGGGACAATACCCACTCAACGGCATCCTTGGGGGCAGCCGGCAACCTTCATCCCCAAGTCACAACACTAACCTTCGGGCTGGGAGCCAAGAGTTCTGGGCCAACGGTACCCAGAGTCCCATGGGGCTTAACTTTGATTCACAAGAACTGTATGATTCCTTTCCTGACCAGAATTTTGAG GAGGTAGGCAGTGGTATCCATCCTGATGAGGCAGCAGAAAAGGAGATGACTTCAGTTGTGGCAGAGAATGGCACTGGCTTGGTAGGCAGCCTGGAGCTGGAAGAAGAGCAGCCAG AACTGAAGATGTGTGGCTACAATGGCTCTGTCCCTTCTGTGGAATCGTTACACCAAGAGGTCTCAGTCCTGGTCCCTGACCCCACAGTGAGCTGTTTAGATGATCCTTCACATCTTCCTGATCAACTGGAAGACACTCCAATCCTCAGTGAAGACTCTCTGGAGCCCTTCAACTCTCTGGCACCAG AGCCAGTGAGTGGAGGACTATATGGTATTGATGACACGGAGCTGATGGGTGCAGAGGACAAGCTGCCTCTTGAGGACAGCCCTGTGATTTCTGCCCTTGATTGCCCTTCCCTCAATAATGCTACTGCCTTCAGTCTCCTGGCAGATGATAGTCAAACATCAACCTCTATCTTTGCCAGTCCCACCTCTCCATCTGTCCTAGGGGAGTCTGTCCTGCAAG ATAACAGCTTTGACCTGAATAATGGTAGTGACGCTgaacaggaagaaatggaaactcaATCTTCAGACTTCCCACCATCCCTGACCCAGCCAGCTCCTGATCAGTCATCCACTATTCAGCTACATCCAGCAACCTCACCAGCAGTCTCGCCAACAACCTCCCCAGCAGTCTCCCTAGTGGTTTCTCCAGCAGCCTCCCCAGAAATCTCTCCAGAAGTTTGTCCCACAGCTTCTACAGTTGTCTCTGCAGCAGTCTTCTCAGTGGTCTCTCCAGCTTCCTCAGCAGTCCTCCCAGCAGTCTCCTCAGAAATCCCCTTGACGGCTTCAGTGACATCCCCAAAAGCCTCTCCCGTAACTTCCCCAGCAGCTGCCTTTCCGACAGCCTCCCCAGCAAATAAGGATGTCAGCAGCTTTCTAGAAACCACTGCTGACCTGGAAGAGATCACTGGAGAAGGACTCACTACTTCTGGTAGTG GTGATGTCATGAGGAGACGTATTGCTACCCCAGAAGAAGTTCGTCTTCCCCTCCAACATGG GTGGCGGAGAGAGGTGCGCATCAAGAAGGGCAGCCACCGATGGCAGGGGGAGACCTGGTATTATGGCCCCTGTGGGAAGAGGATGAAGCAATTTCCAGAAGTGATCAAG TACCTGAGCCGCAACGTGGTACACAGTGTCCGCCGTGAGCACTTCAGCTTCAGTCCCCGTATGCCTGTTGGAGATTTCTTTGAAGAAAGAGACACGCCAGAG GGCTTGCAGTGggtgcagctctcagcagaggagATCCCGTCGAGGATTCAGGCAATTACTGGCAAACGGGGTCGACCTCGAAACACTGAGAAGGCTAAGACTAAGGAGGTCCCCAAGGTGAAACGGGGTCGAGGTCGGCCACCTAAGGTCAAAATCACTGAGCTATTGAACAAGACAGACAACCGCCCCCTAAAGAAACTGGAGGCCCAAG AAACATTGAATGAGGAGGATAAAGCAAAGATTGCTAAAAGCAAGAAGAAGATGAGGCAGAAGGTTCAACGAGGAGAGTGTCAGACTACTATCCAAGGGCAG GCCAGAAATAAGCGGAAACAAGAGACCAAGAGCTTAAAGCAGAAGGAAGCTAAGAAGAAATCCAAG gctgagaaagaaaagggaaagacaaagcaggaaaaactgaaggaaaaagtcaagagggaaaagaaggaaaaggtaaaaatgaaggaaaaggaggaggtgaCCAAAGCCAAGCCAGCCTGTAAAGCAGATAAGACCCTGGTCACACAGAGGCGCTTGGAGGAACGGCAGAGGCAACAGATGATCTTGGAGGAAATGAAGAAGCCGACAGAGGATATGTGTCTGACTGACCACCAG CCCCTGCCTGACTTCTCACGAGTCCCTGGTCTGACATTGCCCAGTGGAGCCTTCTCAGACTGCTTGACCATTGTGGAGTTCCTGCATAGCTTTGGCAAGGTGCTGGGCTTTGATCCTGCCAAAGATGTGCCTAGCCTGGGGGTCCTGCAGGAGGGACTCCTGTGTCAAGGTGACAGCTTGGGTGAGGTGCAAGACCTGCTGGTGAGGCTGCTGAAGGCTGCACTCCATGATCCTGGCTTGCCCTCCTACTGTCAG TCCCTAAAGATCTTGGGGGAGAAGGTGTCTGAGATCCCACTGACAAGAGACAATGTGTCGGAGATCCTGCGCTGCTTCCTTATGGCATACGGAGTAGAGCCAGCCCTCTGTGACCGCCTGCGCACCCAGCCTTTTCAGGCCCAGCCACCCCAGCAGAAGGCTGCTGTCCTGGCCTTCCTTGTGCATGAGCTCAATGGCTCCACCCTCATCATCAA TGAGATTGACAAGACTCTGGAGAGTATGTCCAGCTACAGGAAAAACAAGTGGATTGTTGAAGGCCGGCTCCGGAG GCTGAAAACTGTTCTGGCCAAGCGAACTGGGCGGTCTGAAGTAGAGATGGAAGGGCCAGAGGAATGCCTGGGACGGAGGCGCAGTTCTCGGATCATGGAGGAGACCAGTGGcatggaagaagaggaagaagaggagtctATAGCAGCTGTCCATGGCCGCAGGAATCGAAGAGATGGAGAG GTTGATGCCACAGCATCTAGCATCCCAGAGCTAGAGCGCCAGATAGAAAAACTCAGTAAG CGTCAGCTTTTCTTTCGCAAAAAGCTGCTTCAATCATCCCAGATGCTTCGGGCGGTCTCCCTGGGTCAGGACCGCTACAGACGTCGCTACTGGGTATTGCCGTATTTGGCTGGTATCTTTGTAGAAGGAACAGAGGGGAACTTAG TTCCTGAGGATGTGATAAAGAAGGAAACTGACTCCTTAAAAGTGGCAGCCCATGTGTCACTCAACCCTGCCCTCTTCTCTATGAAGATGGAGTTAGCTGGCTCCAACCCCACTGCCAGTTCTCCAGCCCGGGCCCGAGGCCGACCTCGAAAAACTAAGCCTGGGTCTATGCAACCTAGGCATCTTAAGTCCCCTGTCAGGGGTCAGGATTCAGAACAGCCCCAGGCCCAGCTTCAGCCTGAGGCTCAGCTTCATGCtcctgcccagccccagcctcagcttcAGCTTCAGCTTCAGTCCCATCCTCAGTCCCATAAGGGGTTCCTGGAGCAAGAAGGCTCCCCTTTGTCACTGGGTCAGAGCCAGCATGACCTCAGCCAGTCAGCCTTCCTGTCTTGGCTGAGCCAGACTCAGAGCCATAGCTCCCTGTTGAGCAGCTCAGTCCTCACGCCTGATAGCAGTCCGGGAAAACTAGACCCAGCTCCATCACAGCCCCCGGAGGAGCCAGAGCCTGATGAGGCAGAATCCAGCCCTGATCCTCAAGCACTCTGGTTTAACATCTCAGCCCAGATGCCCTGCAATGCTGCCCCTACACCGCCCCCTGCAGTTTCTGAGGACCAACCCACTCCCTCCCCTCAGCAGCTTGCCTCCTCCAAGCCA ATGAATAGACCCAGTGCTGCCAACCCTTGTTCTCCAGTGCAGTTCTCTTCCACGCCCTTGGCTGGGTTGGCCCCTAAGAGGCGAGCAGGAGACCCTGGAGAAATGCCACAGAGTCCCACAGGGCTGGGACAGCCCAAACGGAGAGGGAGACCTCCCAGTAAGTTCTTCAAACAGATGGAACAGCGTTACCTAACCCAGCTGACAGCCCAGCCTGTCCCACCTG AGATGTGCTCAGGCTGGTGGTGGATACGAGATCCTGAGACGTTGGATGCCATGCTCAAGGCCCTACATCCCCGAGGTATCCGGGAGAAGGCACTTCACAAACACCTTAACAAGCACAGGGACTTCTTGCAGGAAGTCTGCCTGCGGCCCTCAGCTG ACCCCATCTTTGAGCCCAGGCAACTACCTGCCTTTCAAGAAGGGATTATGAGCTGGTCCCCCAAAGAGAAGACATACGAGACAGACCTAGCAGTGCTTCAATGGGTAGAGGAGCTGGAGCAGCGGGTTATCATGTCTGATCTGCAGATTCGG GGCTGGACATGTCCTAGCCCAGACTCTACCCGTGAAGACTTGGCCTACTGTGAGCACCTCTCCGACTCCCAGGAGGATATCACCTGGCGAGGTCGGGGCAGGGAAGGACTGGCACCTCAGCGTAAAACTACCAACCCTTTGGACCTGGCTGTGATGCGGCTGGCTGCcctggaacagaatgtagaacgGCGGTACCTGCGGGAGCCCCTCTGGCCAACTCATGAGGTTGTGCTGGAGAAGGCCCTGCTTAGCACGCCTAATGGTGCCCCTGAGGGCACCACTACAGAGAT ATCATATGAGATCACCCCTCGCATTCGTGTCTGGCGCCAGACCCTCGAGCGGTGCCGGAGCGCAGCCCAGGTGTGCTTGTGCCTGGGCCAGCTGGAGAGGTCCATTGCCTGGGAGAAGTCTGTTAACAAAGTG ACATGTCTAGTCTGCCGGAAGGGTGACAATGATGAGTTTCttctgctttgtgatgggtgtgaCCGTGGCTGCCACATTTACTGCCATCGTCCCAAGATGGAGGCTGTCCCAGAAGGAGATTGGTTCTGTACTGTCTGTTTGGCTCAG CAGGTGGAGGGAGAATTCACTCAGAAGCCTGGTTTCCCAAAGCGTGGCCAGAAGCGGAAAAGTGGTTATTCGCTGAACTTCTCAGAGGGTGATGGCCGCCGACGCCGGGTACTGTTGAGGGGCCGAGAAAGCCCAGCAGCAGGGCCTCGGTACTCGGAAGAAGGGCTGTCCCCCTCCAAGCGGCGGCGACTCTCAATGCGGAACCACCACAGTGATCTCACATTTTGCGA GATTATCCTGATGGAGATGGAGTCCCATGATGCAGCCTGGCCTTTCCTAGAGCCTGTGAACCCACGTTTGGTGAGTGGGTACCGGCGCATCATCAAAAATCCTATGGATTTTTCCACCATGCGGGAGCGGCTGCTCAGGGGAGG GTACACCAGCTCAGAGGAGTTTGCGGCTGATGCCCTCCTGGTATTTGACAACTGCCAGACTTTCAACGAGGATGACTCGGAAGTAGGCAAGGCTGGGCACATCATGCGTCGCTTCTTCGAGAGCCGCTGGGAGGAGTTTTATCAGGGAAAACAGGCCAATCTGTGA